A single genomic interval of Lathyrus oleraceus cultivar Zhongwan6 chromosome 7, CAAS_Psat_ZW6_1.0, whole genome shotgun sequence harbors:
- the LOC127104229 gene encoding uncharacterized protein LOC127104229, producing the protein MSIRGFAFTSMCSHYNRECESTTHIFFHCKFVSQIWKWFSDFFNLHLPIKIFLDYKQALNIYWTPQLKVTFNAYLVNIFFEIWKAKNIIRYDEKLVHWKSCVTSIVAATSLSGNQTRKDFNSSMNNLCILKKFKINIHQPKIKKSISILWKPSPRGWIKCNIDGLARGVPSFCSCGGIFRNESTGFWGSFTNFLGDDNVMYAELSASMTAVEQARDIRCNSLWIESNSTIMVKVFTNVTLVPQRIKARWLNCVAIARDMRILVSH; encoded by the coding sequence ATGTCAATAAGAGGATTTGCCTTCACTTCTATGTGCTCTCATTATAATAGGGAATGTGAATCTACAACTCATATTTTCTTTCACTGTAAATTTGTTTCTCAAATTTGGAAATGGTTCTCCGACTTTTTCAATCTTCACCTCCCTATCAAGATTTTCTTGGATTACAAGCAAGCCTTGAACATTTACTGGACTCCTCAATTGAAAGTTACTTTTAATGCTTATCTGGTCAATATATTTTTTGAGATTTGGAAAGCCAAAAACATAATCAGATATGATGAAAAATTGGTTCATTGGAAATCTTGTGTTACTTCCATTGTTGCTGCTACTAGTTTATCTGGAAATCAAACTAGGAAAGATTTTAACTCTTCTATGAATAACTTATGCATTCTCAAGAAATTTAAGATTAATATCCATCAACCTAAAATCAAGAAAAGCATTAGCATTCTTTGGAAGCCCTCTCCTAGGGGGTGGATCAAATGTAACATAGATGGTTTAGCTAGAGGTGTTCCTTCTTTTTGTTCTTGTGGGGGAATCTTTAGAAATGAGTCAACTGGCTTTTGGGGAAGCTTTACTAATTTCTTGGGTGATGATAATGTTATGTATGCAGAGTTGTCTGCATCCATGACAGCGGTGGAGCAAGCTAGGGATATAAGATGTAATAGTCTTTGGATTGAATCAAATTCCACTATTATGGTGAAAGTCTTCACAAATGTTACGTTAGTTCCTCAGAGAATAAAGGCTAGATGGTTGAATTGTGTAGCTATTGCTCGTGATATGAGAATTTTGGTCTCCCATTAG